A window of Pseudomonadota bacterium genomic DNA:
CTGCGGCCATTCTTGATGAGCTTTTCAGTAATCGTCGGCAGGTTCTTGATTCCCATGTAAAAAACCAGGGTGCCGATCCCGGTGGCAATTTTATCCCAGGCAATGTTGCTGGTTTCTTTGGTGGGGTCTTCATGCCCGGTGATAAAGGCGACGGAGGCGGTATAGCCCCGGTGGGTAATCGGGATCCCGGCATAGGTTGCCGCAGCAGTGGCTGAAGTGACGCCGGGCACAACCTCAAAGGGGATGCCGTGCTTGACAATTTCCTCGATCTCCTCGCCACCCCTTCCGAAAATAAAAGGATCACCGCCCTTGAGGCGCACGACGCGTTTTCCGGCAAGAGCCCGGTCAACAAGCATCTGGTTGATTTCTTCCTGGGTATGGGTATGTTTTGAACCCCCTTTTTTTCCGGCATAAATAAATTCCGCGTCTTTGGGAACGTGCTTCAAAAGTTTTTTACTGGC
This region includes:
- the cobA gene encoding uroporphyrinogen-III C-methyltransferase → MTNEVTGGSVQQKKGKVYLVGAGPGDTDLITVKGLSFLEKAEVVIYDYLASKKLLKHVPKDAEFIYAGKKGGSKHTHTQEEINQMLVDRALAGKRVVRLKGGDPFIFGRGGEEIEEIVKHGIPFEVVPGVTSATAAATYAGIPITHRGYTASVAFITGHEDPTKETSNIAWDKIATGIGTLVFYMGIKNLPTITEKLIKNGR